One window of the Colletotrichum destructivum chromosome 4, complete sequence genome contains the following:
- a CDS encoding Putative FAD dependent oxidoreductase, FAD/NAD(P)-binding domain superfamily codes for MSESPESVIIVGAGIVGSALAYSLSTSPTPRRITIVDRSFGPLLGSTGHAPGFVGQFNESDVLTKLAIETVSEYTKIPGGFDTVGGLEIAFGAAGVERLKSRCANAARLGLPAKLLSIDEAHALAPELVKASSPGAAAFFPTDGTASACEITSFYQEEAKKSGVQFLQSEVRKLVIRDGRVAGVEVSDGDCVRQLDAGKVIITTGIWAQDLCRDLGFPVPVVPVGHPYMHGQLRAPLSRKLPFVRWPEHHVYARDHGERYGIGSYDHAPLECKARNNTAIGSWVKDFKQTLQSATALLPSAAAEQFDQGASFNGIFSMTPDNMPLAGSVQSMPGLHMAVAVWVTHAAGTAKYLTQVIDGKDVDQETRSALNPERFRGQDLATLEEKSLLGYNSIYKTVSRSA; via the coding sequence ATGTCCGAATCTCCCGAATCCGTAATAattgtcggcgccggcatcgtcggctcCGCCCTGGCTTATTCTTTGTCTACATCACCGACGCCCCGGCGCATCACCATAGTCGACCGTTCCTTCGGCCCGCTCCTCGGCTCCACTGGCCACGCGCCGGGGTTCGTCGGCCAGTTCAACGAGTCCGACGTGCTCACCAAGCTGGCGATCGAGACCGTGTCCGAGTACACCAAGATCCCCGGAGGATTCGACACCGTGGGCGGCTTGGAGATCGCCTTCGGGGCGGCAGGAGTCGAGCGGTTGAAGTCAAGGTGCGCGAATGCCGCCCGCCTGGGCCTGCCAGCCAAACTACTGAGCATCGACGAAGCGCACGCGCTCGCGCCGGAGCTTGTGAAGGCTTCGAGCCCGGGGGCCGCGGCGTTTTTTCCAACCGACGGGACCGCCAGCGCCTGCGAAATCACTTCCTTCTACcaggaggaggcgaagaaATCGGGGGTGCAGTTCCTGCAAAGCGAAGTCAGGAAACTCGTTATCCGGGATGGCCGCGTCGCTGGCGTCGAGGTCTCCGACGGAGACTGCGTCAGACAGCTCGACGCTGGCAAGGTCATCATCACGACCGGGATCTGGGCCCAAGATCTGTGCCGCGATCTCGGCTTCCCGGTACCCGTCGTCCCTGTCGGGCACCCGTACATGCACGGCCAGCTGCGAGCCCCGCTGTCCCGCAAGTTGCCCTTCGTCCGCTGGCCAGAGCATCATGTCTACGCCAGAGACCACGGAGAAAGATACGGCATCGGCAGCTACGATCATGCGCCCCTTGAGTGCAAGGCTAGGAACAACACGGCCATCGGAAGCTGGGTCAAGGACTTTAAGCAGACACTGCAATCCGCCACGGCGTTGTTGCCGTCCGCTGCTGCCGAACAGTTCGATCAGGGAGCGAGCTTCAACGGCATCTTCTCCATGACGCCCGACAACATGCCGCTTGCCGGGTCGGTGCAGTCTATGCCGGGATTACACATGGCTGTCGCGGTCTGGGTCACACACGCGGCGGGCACAGCCAAGTACCTGACACAAGTGATTGACGGCAAGGACGTGGACCAGGAGACCCGAAGTGCTTTGAATCCCGAACGGTTTAGGGGGCAAGATCTTGCGACGTTGGAGGAGAAGTCTCTTCTTGGATATAATTCCATCTACAAGACTGTAAGCAGGTCGGCATAG
- a CDS encoding Putative NADH:flavin oxidoreductase/NADH oxidase, aldolase-type TIM barrel, NADPH dehydrogenase YqjM → MGSQLNDTTASPKFAPIPSPAAKNAPYFTPEQDPVSGTALGTTTGAPTPKLFTPLTVRGLTFQNRLFLAPLCQYSAAADGRVTDWHLTHLGGILQRGPGLSIMESTAVQREGRITPQDLGLWDDVQVGPLRRIVDFAHAQGQKIGIQLSHAGRKASTVAPFLHMNATSDAAVGGWPDEVYAPSALRFNDAYPRPRAMTLEQIGAFKTAFVEAARRAVGAGFDVVEVHAAHGYLLHQFLSPISNRRTDRYGGSWENRTRLVLEVVDLVRAAIPEDMPLFVRISATDWFDDMKEEFPESWTVADSCRLAPILADRGVDFLDVSSGGIHPLQSTSIKGGPGYQAGFAKEIKKSVGDKMVVSAVGGISTGTMAEGFLQAGLDVIMCGRWFQKNPGLVYAFADELGTNVKMANQIGWGFGGRKGKK, encoded by the coding sequence ATGGGGTCACAATTAAACGacacgacggcgtcgccgaaATTTGCTCCCATTCCAAGTCCCGCCGCAAAGAACGCGCCCTACTTCACCCCGGAACAAGACCCTGTCTCCGGCACGGCCCTCGGCACGACGACCGGCGCCCCGACCCCGAAGCTCTTCACTCCACTCACCGTCCGTGGCCTCACCTTCCAGaaccgcctcttcctcgcgcCCTTGTGCCAGTActcggccgcggcggacgGCCGCGTCACGGACTGGCACCTGACCcacctcggcggcatcctccAGCGCGGGCCAGGGCTGTCCATCATGGAGTCCACGGCCGTGCAGCGCGAGGGCCGCATCACGCCCCAGGACCTCGGCCTGTGGGATGACGTCCAGGTCGGGCCGCTGCGGCGCATCGTCGACTTCGCCCACGCCCAGGGCCAGAAGATCGGCATTCAGCTCAGCCACGCCGGCCGCAAGGCCAGCACCGTCGCCCCTTTCCTGCACATGAACGCCACCTCAGACGCCGCGGTCGGCGGCTGGCCCGACGAGGTCTACGCCCCGTCGGCACTGCGCTTCAACGACGCCTATCCACGGCCCAGGGCTATGACGCTGGAGCAGATCGGGGCCTTCAAGACGGccttcgtcgaggcggcgaggagggccgtgggcgccggcttcgacgtcgtcgaggtccacgCCGCCCACGGGTACCTCCTCCACCAGTTCCTCAGCCCCATCAGTAACCGGCGCACGGATCGGTACGGCGGCAGCTGGGAGAACCGCACGCGGCTGgtgctcgaggtcgtcgacctggTGCGCGCCGCGATCCCGGAGGACATGCCCCTGTTCGTGCGCATCAGCGCGACGGACTGGTTCGACGACATGAAGGAGGAGTTCCCCGAGAGCTGGACCGTCGCGGACTCGTGCAGGCTGGCGcccatcctcgccgacaggggcgtcgacttcctcgacgtcaGCTCGGGCGGCATTCACCCCCTGCAGTCGACGAGCATCAAGGGCGGCCCCGGCTACCAGGCAGGCTTCGCCAAGGAAATCAAGAAGTCGGTTGGCGATAAGATGGTTGTGTCGGCTGTCGGTGGCATCAGCACCGGTACGATGGCGGAAGGCTTCCTCCAGGCGGGATTGGACGTCATCATGTGCGGCCGGTGGTTCCAGAAGAACCCGGGCCTGGTTTACGCGTTTGCTGATGAGCTCGGCACCAACGTCAAGATGGCGAACCAGATTGGATGGGGCTTTGGCGGACGAAAGGGAAAGAAATAG